The Bos javanicus breed banteng chromosome 21, ARS-OSU_banteng_1.0, whole genome shotgun sequence genome includes a region encoding these proteins:
- the GDPGP1 gene encoding GDP-D-glucose phosphorylase 1: MAIPHASNETSYLLPPNKEDWEGQGIPDFVYEQEELMMEGVQWPRGALSLLNTPPLSHFDSALCSAWRQRMELGLFRYPLGELPTQTLPGTVGFVAQLNVERGVQRRCPQNIKSVRQEFDPEQFNFNQIRPGEVLFRLHRKQDCSGTVQQEDILVVINVSPLEWGHVLLVPEPARGLPQRLLPGALRAGVEAVLLSSHPGFRVGFNSLGGLASVNHLHLHGYYLAHRLPVEGAPSEPLDPRGRLHVLQALPAPGFLFYTSRPGPDLEALISRVCRATDYLTDCEIAHNLFVTRGAPPGKATSSSALSGVRVILWPRRPSFGIKEGEAFNVALCELAGHLPVKTAQDFSSLTEAAALALIRECLLPPAQAEDVRAALVALIAREEE, from the coding sequence ATGGCTATTCCACATGCTTCAAATGAAACTTCCTATTTGCTGCCTCCAAACAAGGAGGACTGGGAAGGGCAGGGCATTCCTGACTTTGTCTATGAGCAGGAGGAACTCATGATGGAAGGGGTTCAGTGGCCAAGGGGCGCGCTCAGCCTCCTGAACACGCCGCCATTGTCTCACTTTGACTCTGCCCTCTGCTCAGCCTGGAGGCAGCGGATGGAGCTGGGGCTGTTCCGCTACCCACTGGGGGAGCTGCCGACCCAAACCCTCCCTGGGACCGTGggttttgtggctcagctgaacGTGGAGCGGGGTGTGCAGAGAAGGTGCCCCCAGAACATCAAGAGCGTGAGGCAGGAGTTTGACCCCGAACAGTTTAACTTCAACCAGATCCGGCCAGGAGAGGTCCTTTTTCGTCTGCACCGGAAGCAGGATTGCTCCGGCACTGTCCAGCAAGAGGACATCCTGGTGGTGATCAACGTCAGCCCCTTGGAGTGGGGCCATGTGCTGCTGGTGCCCGAACCTGCCCGAGGGCTCCCCCAGCGCCTGCTGCCTGGGGCGCTGCGGGCCGGGGTCGAGGCTGTACTGCTGAGCTCACACCCAGGCTTCCGTGTGGGCTTCAACAGCCTGGGTGGCCTGGCCTCAGTGAACCACCTCCACCTGCATGGCTACTACCTGGCCCACCGGCTACCCGTGGAGGGGGCCCCCAGTGAACCCCTGGACCCTCGGGGCCGTCTGCATGTGCTCCAGGCCCTCCCAGCTCCTGGCTTCCTCTTTTACACCAGTAGGCCAGGACCTGACTTGGAAGCCTTGATAAGCAGGGTGTGTCGTGCCACTGACTACCTGACTGACTGTGAGATTGCGCATAACTTGTTTGTCACTCGGGGGGCCCCACCTGGAAAGGCGACATCTTCCTCAGCTCTCTCGGGAGTCCGGGTCATTCTGTGGCCCCGGAGGCCCAGCTTTGGGATAAAGGAAGGTGAGGCATTCAACGTTGCCCTCTGTGAACTGGCTGGGCACCTCCCGGTCAAAACGGCCCAAGACTTCAGCAGCCTGACCGAGGCGGCAGCTCTGGCCCTCATCAGAGAATGTCtgctgcccccagcccaggcagAAGACGTGCGGGCGGCACTGGTGGCCTTGATAGCCCGGGAGGAAGAGTAA